In Rhodamnia argentea isolate NSW1041297 chromosome 4, ASM2092103v1, whole genome shotgun sequence, the following proteins share a genomic window:
- the LOC115744630 gene encoding xyloglucan endotransglucosylase/hydrolase protein 22-like: MATSISSNSCPRITMLVVCTILIGSSMVALAGNFYQDFDVTFGDGRVKVLDNGQLVALSLDKTSGSGFKSKNQYLYGRFDMQIKLVPGNSAGTVTTFYLHSDGSTWDEVDLEFLGNLSGDPYILHTNLYSQGKGNREQQFYLWFDPTADFHTYSVLWNPSHIVYYVDGTPIREFKNLEAAGIAYPKSQPMTLYSTLWDAEDWATRGGLVKTDWLQAPFTASFRGFNVSACVWSNGASSCPSSSAAAAAKYPWFSQQLDAAGQQRMKSVQQKYMIYDYCQDTKRFPQGLPLECTLRTK; the protein is encoded by the exons ATGGCCACCTCAATTTCTTCAAACTCGTGTCCTAGGATAACCATGTTGGTTGTGTGCACGATCCTCATCGGCTCATCGATGGTTGCTTTGGCCGGTAACTTCTACCAGGATTTTGACGTCACGTTCGGAGATGGCCGAGTCAAGGTTCTGGACAACGGCCAGCTCGTCGCTCTCTCCCTGGACAAGACCTCCGGCTCTGGCTTCAAATCCAAGAACCAGTACCTCTACGGCAGATTCGACATGCAGATCAAGCTCGTCCCCGGCAACTCCGCCGGCACCGTCACCACCTTCTAC TTACACTCGGACGGGTCAACCTGGGACGAGGTAGACTTGGAGTTCTTGGGGAACCTGAGCGGCGACCCTTACATCCTCCACACGAACTTGTACAGCCAAGGCAAAGGCAATAGGGAGCAGCAATTCTATCTCTGGTTCGACCCGACCGCCGATTTTCACACCTACTCTGTCCTCTGGAACCCTTCACACATTGT GTACTACGTGGATGGGACTCCAATAAGGGAGTTCAAGAACTTGGAAGCGGCGGGCATCGCGTACCCGAAGAGCCAGCCCATGACCCTCTACTCGACCCTGTGGGACGCCGAGGACTGGGCCACGCGCGGCGGCCTCGTGAAGACCGACTGGTTGCAAGCGCCATTCACCGCCTCCTTCAGGGGCTTCAACGTGAGCGCGTGTGTTTGGTCCAATGGAGCCTCCTCTTGCCCTTCTTCCTCGGCCGCCGCTGCGGCAAAATACCCATGGTTTTCCCAGCAACTTGACGCCGCGGGCCAGCAGAGGATGAAGTCGGTCCAGCAGAAGTACATGATCTACGACTACTGCCAGGACACCAAGCGATTCCCTCAGGGCTTGCCGCTGGAGTGCACTCTAAGGACCAAGTGA
- the LOC115744634 gene encoding probable xyloglucan endotransglucosylase/hydrolase protein 25, whose amino-acid sequence MVSVATLSIIKFLATSAINMGSPLSEAKGLVLCALSMVAWSCLSLAAQASDFNKDFDINWGRGRARILDSGQLLTLSLDKDSGSGFQSKNQYLFGKIDMQIKLVPGNSAGTVTSYYLKSDETSWDEIDFEFLGNLSGDPYVMHTNVFTQGKGDREQQFYLWFNPTADFHTYTVLWNPHTTIFSVDNTPVREFRNLESKGVAFPKSQPMRLHSTLWNADDWATRGGLVKTDWTQAPFKASYQSFSAEACVWVSGSSSCGPMGQPAWFTAKMDAGGQAKMKSVQRDYMIYNYCTDTKRFPSGFAPECAIM is encoded by the exons ATGGTCTCTGTTGCAACCCTTTCTATTATTAAGTTTCTGGCTACTTCCGCCATCAACATGGGTTCTCCCTTGTCAGAAGCCAAGGGTTTGGTTTTATGTGCGCTTTCCATGGTGGCTTGGTCGTGCTTGTCGCTAGCTGCTCAAGCGAGCGATTTCAACAAGGACTTTGACATCAATTGGGGCCGTGGACGTGCCAGGATACTCGACTCCGGGCAGCTCCTCACGCTCTCCCTCGACAAGGACTCCGGTTCCGGCTTCCAATCCAAGAACCAGTACTTGTTCGGGAAAATCGATATGCAAATTAAGCTAGTCCCAGGAAATTCGGCCGGCACCGTCACCTCCTACTAT TTGAAATCGGATGAGACATCGTGGGATGAAATAGACTTCGAGTTCTTGGGGAATTTGAGCGGCGACCCTTATGTGATGCACACCAATGTGTTCACCCAAGGCAAAGGTGACCGAGAGCAACAGTTCTACCTTTGGTTCAATCCCACCGCTGATTTCCACACCTACACGGTCCTTTGGAATCCTCATACCACCAT ATTTTCCGTGGACAACACGCCCGTCAGGGAGTTCAGGAACCTGGAGTCGAAGGGCGTGGCCTTCCCGAAGAGCCAGCCGATGAGACTCCACTCCACGCTGTGGAACGCCGACGACTGGGCCACGAGGGGCGGCCTCGTGAAGACGGATTGGACCCAAGCCCCGTTCAAGGCCTCCTACCAGAGCTTCAGCGCAGAGGCCTGCGTTTGGGTCTCCGGGTCGTCGTCCTGCGGCCCGATGGGCCAGCCGGCGTGGTTCACGGCGAAGATGGACGCAGGTGGGCAAGCAAAAATGAAGTCGGTGCAAAGGGATTACATGATCTATAACTACTGCACCGACACCAAACGCTTCCCTAGTGGATTTGCTCCTGAGTGTGCTATCATGTGA
- the LOC115744632 gene encoding probable xyloglucan endotransglucosylase/hydrolase protein 23 — protein MASPCTSSLCITTLLLAVVSWATSASARNFYQDFDVTWGDGRAQILNNGDLLTLSLDKASGSGFQSKNEYLFGKIDMQLKLVPGNSAGTVTAYYLSSNGSTWDEIDFEFLGNLSGDPYILHTNVFSQGKGNREQQFYLWFDPTADFHTYSILWNPQRIIFSVDGTPIREFKNAESMGVPFPKSQPMRIFSSLWNADDWATRGGLVKTDWTQAPFTASYRNFNADNACVWSSGSSSCASSSSSSSSDGNTWLSEELDSTSQERLKWVQSNYMIYNYCTDAKRFPQGLPPECTMS, from the exons ATGGCCTCTCCTTGTACTTCCTCACTCTGCATCACCACGCTGCTTCTCGCGGTCGTTTCTTGGGCAACATCTGCTTCCGCCCGTAACTTCTATCAAGACTTCGACGTTACCTGGGGAGATGGCCGAGCTCAGATCCTCAACAATGGCGACctcctcactctctccctcGACAAGGCCTCCGGCTCCGGCTTCCAGTCCAAGAACGAGTACCTGTTTGGCAAGATTGACATGCAGCTCAAGCTCGTTCCCGGCAACTCAGCAGGCACTGTCACCGCTTACTAT TTATCTTCAAATGGGTCGACGTGGGACGAGATAGACTTCGAGTTCTTGGGGAACTTGAGCGGCGATCCTTACATTCTTCACACCAACGTGTTCAGCCAAGGCAAGGGCAACCGAGAGCAGCAATTCTATCTCTGGTTCGACCCAACTGCAGATTTCCACACCTACTCCATCCTCTGGAATCCACAACGCATCAT ATTCTCAGTGGACGGGACTCCGATCAGAGAGTTCAAGAACGCAGAGTCGATGGGTGTTCCCTTCCCCAAGTCCCAGCCCATGAGGATATTCTCGAGCCTCTGGAACGCGGACGACTGGGCGACCAGAGGCGGGCTCGTGAAGACGGACTGGACCCAAGCGCCCTTCACCGCTTCCTACAGGAACTTCAACGCCGACAACGCCTGCGTTTGGTCATCTGGTTCATCGTCTTGCgcttcatcctcatcttcatcttcttcggatgGTAATACATGGCTATCGGAAGAGCTCGACTCAACAAGCCAAGAGAGGCTCAAGTGGGTGCAAAGCAACTACATGATCTACAACTATTGCACGGATGCCAAAAGATTCCCCCAAGGCCTCCCACCTGAGTGCACCATGTCCTAG
- the LOC115744631 gene encoding probable xyloglucan endotransglucosylase/hydrolase protein 23 → MASPCTSSICITTLLLVVVSWATSASARNFYQDFDVTWGDGRAQILNNGDLLTLSLDKASGSGFQSKNEYLFGKIDMQLKLVPGNSAGTVTAYYLSSNGSTWDEIDFEFLGNLSGDPYILHTNVFSQGKGNREQQFYLWFDPTADFHTYSILWNPQRIIFSVDGTPIREFKNAESMGVPFPKSQPMRIFSSLWNADDWATRGGLVKTDWTQAPFTASYRNFNADNACVWSSGSSSCASSSSSSSSDGNAWLSEELDSTSQEKLKWVQSNYMIYNYCTDAKRFPQGLPPECTMS, encoded by the exons ATGGCCTCTCCTTGTACTTCCTCAATCTGCATCACCACGCTGCTTCTCGTGGTCGTTTCTTGGGCAACATCTGCTTCCGCCCGTAACTTCTATCAAGACTTCGACGTTACCTGGGGAGATGGCCGAGCTCAGATCCTCAACAATGGCGACctcctcactctctccctcGACAAGGCCTCCGGCTCCGGCTTCCAGTCCAAGAACGAGTACCTGTTTGGCAAGATTGACATGCAGCTCAAGCTCGTTCCCGGCAACTCTGCAGGCACTGTCACCGCATACTAT TTATCTTCAAATGGGTCGACGTGGGACGAGATAGACTTCGAGTTCTTGGGGAACTTGAGCGGCGATCCTTACATTCTTCACACCAACGTGTTCAGCCAAGGCAAGGGCAACAGAGAGCAGCAATTCTATCTCTGGTTCGACCCAACTGCTGATTTCCACACCTACTCCATCCTCTGGAATCCACAACGCATCAT ATTCTCAGTGGACGGGACTCCGATCAGAGAGTTCAAGAACGCAGAGTCGATGGGTGTTCCCTTCCCCAAGTCCCAGCCCATGAGGATATTCTCGAGCCTCTGGAACGCGGACGACTGGGCGACCAGAGGCGGGCTCGTGAAGACGGACTGGACACAAGCGCCCTTCACCGCTTCCTACAGGAACTTCAACGCCGACAACGCCTGCGTTTGGTCATCTGGCTCATCGTCTTGcgcttcatcttcatcttcatcttcttcggatgGTAATGCATGGCTATCGGAAGAGCTCGACTCAACAAGCCAAGAGAAGCTCAAGTGGGTGCAAAGCAACTACATGATCTACAACTACTGCACGGATGCCAAAAGATTCCCCCAAGGCCTCCCTCCCGAGTGCACCATGTCCTAG
- the LOC115744633 gene encoding probable xyloglucan endotransglucosylase/hydrolase protein 23 translates to MASPSTSSLCITALLLVVVSWATSASARNFYQDFDVTWGDGRAQILNNGDLLTLSLDKASGSGFQSKNEYLFGKIDMQLKLVPGNSAGTVTAYYLSSNGSTWDEIDFEFLGNLSGDPYILHTNVFSQGKGNREQQFYLWFDPTADFHTYSILWNPQRIIFSVDGTPIREFKNAESMGVPFPKSQPMRIFSSLWNADDWATRGGLVKTDWTQAPFTASYRNFNADNACVWSSGSSSCASSSSSSSSDGNAWLSEELDSTSQERLKWVQSNYMIYNYCTDAKRFPQGLPPECTMS, encoded by the exons ATGGCCTCTCCTTCTACTTCCTCACTTTGCATCACCGCGCTGCTTCTCGTGGTCGTTTCTTGGGCCACATCTGCTTCCGCCCGTAACTTCTATCAAGACTTCGACGTTACCTGGGGAGATGGCCGAGCTCAGATCCTCAACAATGGCGACctcctcactctctccctcGACAAGGCCTCCGGCTCCGGCTTCCAGTCCAAGAACGAGTACCTGTTCGGCAAGATCGACATGCAGCTCAAGCTCGTTCCCGGCAACTCAGCAGGCACTGTCACCGCTTACTAT TTATCTTCAAATGGGTCGACGTGGGACGAGATAGACTTCGAGTTCTTGGGGAACTTGAGCGGCGATCCTTACATTCTTCACACCAACGTGTTCAGCCAAGGCAAGGGCAACCGAGAGCAGCAATTCTATCTCTGGTTCGACCCAACTGCTGATTTCCACACCTACTCCATCCTCTGGAATCCACAACGCATCAT ATTCTCAGTGGACGGGACGCCGATCAGAGAGTTCAAGAACGCAGAGTCGATGGGTGTTCCCTTCCCCAAGTCCCAGCCCATGAGGATATTCTCGAGCCTCTGGAACGCGGACGACTGGGCGACCAGAGGCGGGCTCGTGAAGACGGACTGGACCCAAGCGCCCTTCACCGCTTCCTACAGGAACTTCAACGCCGACAACGCCTGCGTTTGGTCATCTGGCTCATCGTCTTGCgcttcatcctcatcttcatcttcttcggatgGTAATGCATGGCTATCGGAAGAGCTCGACTCAACAAGCCAAGAGAGGCTCAAGTGGGTGCAAAGCAACTACATGATCTACAACTACTGCACGGACGCCAAAAGATTCCCTCAAGGCCTCCCTCCTGAGTGCACCATGTCCTAG
- the LOC115744623 gene encoding xyloglucan endotransglucosylase protein 7-like — MLLITNTHHPHSIGFILSFFHSSLLGSQVQWFSSTSLFVFVMASSNFAILFFASLLLKSLMVACAGNFHQEFDITWGDGRARILNNGDLLTLSLDKASGSGFQSKNEYLFGKIDMQLKLVPGNSAGTVTAYYLSSKGSAWDEIDFEFLGNLSDDPYILHTNVFSQGKGNREQQFYLWFDPTADFHTYSILWNPQRIIFSVDGTPIREFKNAESSGVPFPKSQPMRIYSSLWNADDWATRGGLVKTDWSRAPFTASYRSFNADACVWSSGSSSCGSNPASSDGNSWLTQELDTTSQERLKWVQQNYMIYDYCSDSKRFPQGLPPECSRS; from the exons ATGCTTCTCATCACAAACACCCATCATCCCCATTCAATTGGAttcatcctctcttttttccactCATCTCTCCTTGGGTCTCAAGTTCAGTGGTTCTCGAGCACTAGCCTGTTTGTCTTTGTCATGGCTTCTTCCAACTTTGCAATTCTCTTCTTCGCTTCCCTTCTGCTCAAAAGTTTGATGGTTGCATGTGCTGGCAACTTCCACCAAGAGTTCGACATAACCTGGGGAGATGGCAGAGCTCGGATACTCAACAATGGAGatctcctcactctctctctcgacaaGGCTTCGGGCTCCGGCTTCCAATCCAAGAACGAATATCTTTTCGGCAAGATCGACATGCAACTCAAGCTAGTCCCTGGAAACTCTGCTGGCACTGTCACTGCGTACTAT CTATCCTCAAAAGGGTCAGCGTGGGACGAGAtagattttgagttcttgggaAACCTGAGTGACGATCCATACATTCTTCACACCAATGTGTTCAGCCAAGGCAAGGGAAACAGGGAACAGCAATTCTATCTCTGGTTCGACCCGACTGCTGATTTCCACACCTACTCCATCCTCTGGAACCCGCAACGCATCAT ATTCTCAGTGGACGGCACTCCCATCAGGGAATTCAAGAACGCGGAATCGAGCGGCGTTCCATTCCCCAAGAGCCAACCGATGAGGATTTACTCGAGCCTGTGGAACGCGGACGACTGGGCAACGAGAGGCGGGCTGGTGAAGACAGACTGGTCGCGAGCTCCGTTCACGGCTTCGTACAGGAGCTTCAACGCGGATGCCTGCGTCTGGTCCTCCGGGTCGTCGTCTTGCGGGTCCAACCCGGCCTCGAGCGACGGCAATTCTTGGCTCACGCAAGAGCTGGACACGACCAGCCAAGAGAGGCTGAAGTGGGTGCAGCAGAATTACATGATCTACGACTACTGCTCCGACTCCAAGAGGTTCCCTCAAGGCCTCCCTCCAGAATGCAGCCGGTCTTAA
- the LOC115730830 gene encoding calmodulin-binding protein 60 B-like, with protein sequence MERQTRYMERNNSMNNRGKRSLEGEDEPQERKRPALASVIVEALKVDSLQKLCSSLEPILRRVVSEEVERALAKLGPPRLNGRASPKRIEGPDGRNLQLQFRSRLSLPLFTGGKVEGEQGAAIHVVLVDANSDHVVTSGPESSVKLDIVVLEGDFNNEDDEGWTQEEFESHVVKEREGKRPLLTGDLQITLKEGVGTLGELTFTDNSSWIRSRKFRLGLKVAPGFGEGIRIREAKTEAFTVKDHRGELYKKHYPPALHDEVWRLEKIGKDGSFHKRLNNNGIFSVEDFLRLVVRDPQKLRNILGSGMSNKMWDSLLEHAKTCVLSGKLYVYYAEDNRNVGVVFNNIFELNGFISGDQYQTADSLSDNQKVYVDTLVKKAYDNWSQVIEYDGKSLLSFKQVRRSSRNEPQVAALEYSNALDHQLQIPRLPVSFTSEQPSADSGLTVGGYNGDVAGRYSTQSQLGNANTRSQFPSTSSYIPHDPLASNQAQSSRNDNSVGLALGPPLSAGFQATGSLIQTPGLNPFDDWSSNRDKGDVEFLTEEEIRMRSHEMLENEDMQHLLRLFSMGGHPSFSVPEDGCGFPNYMQSPQPYDEDRSRSGKAVVGWLKIKAAMRWGFFIRKKAAERRAQIVELDE encoded by the exons ATGGAGAGACAAACTAGGTATATGGAGAGAAACAATTCGATGAATAATAGAGGGAAAAGGAGCTTGGAGGGTGAAGATGAGCCGCAGGAGAGAAAGCGGCCTGCTCTTGCAAG TGTCATTGTAGAAGCTCTCAAGGTTGACAGTTTACAGAAGCTGTGTTCGTCATTGGAACCTATCCTTCGTAGAGTT GTCAGCGAGGAAGTTGAACGAGCACTGGCTAAGTTGGGGCCTCCTAGACTAAATGGAAG AGCATCGCCCAAGCGAATTGAAGGTCCAGATGGAAGAAACTTGCAGCTCCAGTTTAGATCACGGTTGTCTCTTCCACTCTTCACAGGAGGGAAAGTTGAGGGGGAGCAGGGTGCTGCAATTCATGTAGTTTTAGTTGATGCAAATAGTGACCATGTTGTCACCTCTGGGCCAGAATCCTCGGTGAAACTGGATATTGTTGTGCTTGAAGGTGATTTTAACAATGAAGACGATGAGGGGTGGACCCAAGAAGAATTTGAAAGTCATGTTGTTAAAGAGCGCGAAGGGAAGCGGCCACTATTGACAGGGGACTTGCAAATTACACTGAAGGAAGGTGTTGGAACCCTTGGGGAATTGACATTTACGGATAACTCCAGCTGGATAAGGAGTAGAAAATTCAGGCTAGGCTTGAAGGTTGCCCCTGGATTCGGTGAAGGCATTCGCATTCGTGAGGCTAAGACAGAAGCTTTTACTGTTAAGGATCATAGAGGAGAAC TGTACAAAAAGCATTATCCACCTGCCTTACATGACGAAGTATGGAGATTGGAAAAGATTGGCAAGGATGGTTCATTTCACAAGAGGCTAAACAATAATGGAATATTTTCAGTTGAAGACTTCCTCCGCCTTGTTGTTAGGGATCCTCAGAAATTGCGGAAT ATCCTGGGCAGTGGTATGTCAAATAAGATGTGGGATTCTCTTTTGGAGCATGCCAAGACTTGTGTCCTTAGTGGAAAGCTCTATGTTTACTATGCCGAAGATAATAGAAATGTTGGAGTGGTTTTTAACAACATCTTTGAGCTGAATGGCTTCATTTCGGGGGACCAGTATCAGACTGCTGATTCTCTTTCTGATAATCAAAAG GTTTATGTAGATACTTTGGTGAAGAAGGCTTATGACAATTGGAGTCAAGTTATAGAGTATGATGGCAAATCTTTATTAAGTTTCAAGCAAGTAAGGAGGTCTTCTAGAAATGAACCACAGGTGGCGGCACTAGAATACTCTAATGCTTTAGATCATCAGCTGCAGATACCACGATTGCCTGTTTCATTTACATCCGAACAGCCTTCGGCAGATTCAGGTTTAACTGTTGGAG GATATAATGGTGATGTGGCGGGGAGATACTCAACCCAGTCCCAGCTTGGAAATGCTAATACTCGGTCTCAGTTTCCTAGTACTTCTTCATACATACCACATGACCCGTTGGCTAGCAACCAAGCCCAAAGTTCAAGAAATGACAACAGTGTTGGCTTGGCCCTTGGTCCGCCTCTGTCAGCTGGTTTTCAGGCAACTGGTTCATTGATTCAGACTCCTGGCTTGAATCCATTTGATGATTGGTCGAGCAACCGGGACAAGGGAGACGTTGAGTTTTTGACAGAAGAAGAGATTCGCATGCGAAGTCATGAGATGCTGGAGAATGAGGACATGCAGCATTTACTCCGACTCTTTAGCATGGGAGGTCATCCCTCCTTTAGTGTTCCTGAAGATGGTTGTGGGTTCCCTAACTACATGCAGTCACCACAGCCATATGATGAGGACCGGTCCCGTTCAGGCAAAGCGGTTGTTGGTTGGCTGAAAATAAAGGCAGCGATGAGATGGGGCTTTTTCATAAGGAAGAAAGCTGCTGAGAGGCGGGCTCAAATTGTTGAGCTGGATGAATAA